A stretch of DNA from Microbacterium sp. LWS13-1.2:
GACCATGTGGACGATCCGGCCGCCGTGGCGGAAGGGCGTGTCGTGCTCGTGGGGGAGCCCGACGACTGGCAGCGGCACTGGCGGCTGCTGGCGGACGTGCGCGGCGACCACGACCTGGTGGTTGACACGTCGTGCGCACCCGAGCTGCGCGTGCTGGCCGGATTCCGCGGCGTGCCGCCGTACTGCGAGCCGGGATCCGGGCGTGCGTGGCTGATCTCGTCCGGAGCGGACCCCGTCCGCATTGTCCTTCCCGTCGGCGATGTCCGGCCGAACCGTCGGAGCGGTGTATTGACCGGCCCTTCCCGCACGCCATAGCGTCGCCCTGTGGCTACAACCCCGATCGATCTGCAACGGCCCGAGGGCAAAGGGCTCGCCGCCGGCACGCTGGGGCTGTGGGGCTCCACCGTCATCGGCCTCGCGTCCACCGCGCCGGTCTATTCCCTGGTGGCGACCCTCGGGTTCGTCGTCCTCGCGGTGGGGGCGCAGGCGCCCATCGCGTTCGTCATCGCCTTCATCCCGATGTTGTTCATCGCCTTCGCCTACCGCGAGCTCAACAACGACGTGCCCGACTGCGGCACGACGTTCACCTGGGGCACCAAGGCGTTCGGCCCGTGGGTGGGCTGGATGGGCGGGTGGGGCGTCGCCGTGGCCGGCATGGTCGTGCTCGCGAACCTCGCGCAGATCGCCGGCATCTACTTCTGGGCGCTGATCGACGGGATCGTGCGCAGCCCCGAGGACGCCCTGCTCTCGGACAACGTTCCGCTCGTCACGGCGACCGGCGTCGTGTTCATCGCGGCGATGACCTGGGTGAGCTGGCGCGGGGTCGAGATCGGCGAGCGGATCCAGAACATCCTGCTCGGCATCCAGTACCTCGCCCTGGCGATCTTCGTCGTCGCCGCGCTGTGGCACTTCTTCGCGGGCACCGCCCCCGACCCGACCCCGTTCGACTGGTCCTGGTTCAACCCGTTCGCATTCACCGAGTGGGGCGGCTTCGTCGAGTCGATCCTGCTCGCCCTCTTCATCTACTGGGGCTGGGACACCTGCCTCGCGCTCAACGAGGAGACCAAGGACCCCAAGCGCATCCCCGGCCGGGCGGCGCTGCTGACCACGGTCATCCTGCTGATCACCTACGTCGGGGTCACCGTCGCGGCGATGATGTACGCCGGGCTCGGCAGTGACGGAACGGGCCTGGGCAACGAGGCGAACGCCGACGACTTCTTCCTCGCCATCAAGGACGGGCTTCTCGGCCCACTCGGCTGGGTGCTGGTGGTCGCGGTCATGATTTCGGCGATCTCGTCGACGCAGACGACGATCCTGCCGACCGCCCGCGGCACGCTGGCGATGGCGGCGTACAAGGCGCTGCCCCGACGGTTCGCCTCGGTGCACCCGCGCTACAAGACGCCGTCGTTCTCCACGCTCGTCATGGGCATCGTCGCGTCCGTCTACTACGTCGGGATGACGCTGATCAGCGACAACATCCTGCAGGACTCCATCCTCTCGCTCGGGCTCGCCATCGCGTTCTACTACGCGATCACCGGGTACGCCTGCGTCTGGTACTTCCGCCGTGAGCTGTTCACGTCGGCGCGGAACTTCTTCTACCGGTTCCTGTTCCCGCTGCTGGGCGCGCTCATGCTGACTTACGCGTTCGTGCAGTCGGCGATCGACATGTACGACGTCGACTACGGCTACACCGTCCTCCTCGGCATCGGCGGCACCTTCGTCCTGGGCATCGGCGCCCTCGCATTCGGCGTGCTGCTCATGCTCCTGTGGTTCGCGTTCCCGCGCTCGAAGCCGTTCTTCCGCGGCGAGAGCCTCAACCGCGACACCGAGGTGCTCGTGCCCGAGGACCCCGCCGACTACTCCCGGTCGATCGACGGTGGCCTCGCCTGAGCATCGGTGCGGCCCCGCGGTGCTGCGGGGCGTCGACCGGATACGACGTCGTCACCGCCCGAGGTGCGCTCCGCAGCCCACCTCGTACGCCTCCCGCAGCAGACATCCGCAGCCTCACGCGCATGCGGGAAGACCCGGGTGCGAGGCACCCGGGCCTTCGATGACCTGGCTCAGACCAGCGCGGCGTCCAGCGGTGCGAACTCGAGATCGTGCGCGGTCGCGACGCCCGCGTTCACGATGCGCCCGCCCACCGTGTTGAGGCCCGCAGCGAGGGCAGGATCCGATCGGAGCGCCTGCTGCCAGCCGTGCCGGACGATCTGACGGATGTAGGGGAGCGTGGCGTTCGTGAGCGCCGAGGTCGACGTGTTCGGCACGGCCCCGGGCATATTCGCGACGCAGTAGAAGATACTCCCGTGGACCGGGAACGTCGGGTCGGCGTGCGTCGTCGGGTGCGTGTCCTCGAAGCAGCCGCCCTGGTCGACCGCGATGTCGACGAGCACCGAGCCGGGACGCATGCGCGCCACCATGTCGTTCGTGACGAGCTTCGGGGCTTTCGCGCCGGGAATCAGCACAGATCCGATGACGAGGTCCGACGAGACGACCGCGCGGTCGAGATCGAGCGGGTTGGACGCTGCCGTCTTCACGCGACCCTGGAAGTGGTCGTCGAGGTAGCGGAGCCGCTGCACGTTGGTGTCGAAGACGGTGACGTCGGCACCCATGCCGACAGCGATCACTGCGGCGTTCGCGCCGGCGACACCGCCGCCGATCACGGTCACCGTCGCCGGTCGCGTGCCCGGCACGCCCGACATCAACAGGCCCAGTCCACCCGCGGACCGCATCAGAGTGGCGGCGCCGACGGTCGGCGCGAGCCGGCCCGCGACCTCGCTCATGGGCGCGAGAAGCGGGAGCCCACCGCCCGGAAGCTGCACGGTCTCGTAGGCGATCGCCGTCACGCCGTCCGCCACCAGGCGCTCGGTCAGGGGGCGGTCGGCCGCCAGATGCAGGTACGTGAAGAGCACGAGGCCGTCGCGGAAGTAGCCGTACTCGCTCGCGATGGGTTCCTTCACCTTCAGGAGCAGCTCGGCGCGCGCCCACACCTCCGCAGCATCGTCGAGCAGCACCGCCCCGGCGGCCTCGTACTCGGCATCCGGCATCGACGAACCCTCGCCCGCGCCGCGCTGCACGAACACCTCATGGCCGGACGCCACGAGATCGTGCACTCCTGCAGGAGTGAGGGCGACCCGGTACTCGTTGTTCTTCACCTCGGTGGGGACGCTGATCCGCATCGTGTGATCCTTTCCGCTCCGCCATTGGAGCGCTCGGGCTCCTTGTGGGAGCGCCTCTAGAAGGCGGGGCGGATGACCCCGACATCCTGCCCGCCACCGGTGACGGCGAGCGGAAGCTTCGACAGCGCGTCGGCGACGTCGGACGACGCGAGCGCGCCGTGGCGCTCCAGCAGTCGAAGTGCCACGGCGGTGGCGGCGCGGCCGCTGCCGTCGAGCATCTTGAGCGCCACCGTGGTGCCGTCGGGAGCGACCATGACCATGACTCCCTCAGCGCCGCCCTTGGCGAAGACGCCGAGTCGTTCGATGACGATCGTGTCAGCTCGGCCGGGACCGTCGATGGTCCACGGGTCGGCCCGCACCGCATCGACCAGCGCGCCGGCGCTGCGGTGCAGCGCGAAGGGCGAGGTCGTCGACGAATTGCCGATGCGATGGATCGCGCGTGCCAGCCCGAAGAGCGTCATGGCGTAGACGGGAGCGCCGCAGCCGTCGACAGCAGTGGCGGCGGTCTTCTCGCCGATCAGCCGCTCGATCGTCTCCCGGATGAGGATCTGCACCGGATGCTCGGGTGCGAGGTAGCCCTCCGTGTCCCAGCTGTTCACGACGCTCGTGAGGAGCATCGTCGCGTGCTTGCCCGAGCAGTTCATGCGGATGCGCGCGGGCTGGCCGAGTTCGCGCACCATCTCGTCGCGAGTCGTGGTGTCGCTCGGCCAGGCGGCCGGACACCCGAGGTCCTCCTCGCCGAGCTGGGCGAGCGCGAGGATGTCGCGGACGACCGCGACGTGGCGGTCGGTGCCGGCATGGCTCGCGGTCGCCAGCCCGAGCCGCTCGCCTTCGAGGGGCGCGCCGGCGGAGAGGCAAGCCAGCGCCTGGAGCGGCTTGAGACTGGAACGGGGGAGGATCAGCGACGACGGATCGCCCAGCTTCTGGGCGATCGTGCCGTCGGCGGCGAGCACGAGGGCGATGCCGGCGTGACGCGACTCGACGAATCCGCTGCGTTCGACAACGGCGAGTTCGACGGCGTCGGCTGCGGCGAAGGTCTGCGGCACCCAGCCAGCCTACCGCCGGAGCGGGCGTCGCCTCGCATGACAGACTGTGCTCATGTGGGGCGAGCATCGATACTCCGTCCGGACGACATGGACGGGTGACCGCGGCACCGGCACCTCCGGCTACCGGGACTACGACCGGGCGGTGACGCTCGAGATCGACGGCAAGCCCGAGCTCCTGGCGTCGTCCGACAAGCCGTTCCGCGGTGATCCGTCGCGGTGGAATCCCGAGGACATGCTGCTCTCAGCCCTCAGCGAGTGCCACCTGCTGTCGTACCTCCACGCGTGCGTGCAGGCGGGCGTCGTGGTCGTCGGCTACGAGGACGACGCCTCCGGGCTGATGGTCGAGGACGGGCGAGGCGGCGGTGCCTTCCGCGAGGTCGTGCTGCGTCCGCGCGTGACGGTCGCGGACGCGTCGATGACGGATGCCGCGGCCGCCGCGCACGCACAGGCGCGGGAGTGGTGCTTCATCGCGAACTCCGTGAATTTCCCGGTCCACCACGAGCCCACGATCCTCGTCGCCGGTTCCTGATTGCGCCGGCCCCGGCATCCACCTCATCTCCGTGAGGGGACGGGACGAGCGTGGCTGCGTCAGCGCCGTTCGTGGGGGAGGACCTGCTTGATGCGGTCGATCGGGTTCTGCGCGGGCACCTCGTTGTAGGCGTTCGCGAGCTCCTGTCCCGACAGCGCGTGGATCGCGGCCATGATCTCGTCGGTGGCGAGCCGGCGCGCCTTGCCCGATGACGCCGGACCGTGGTGCGCGAGATCAAGGGGCTCGCCGAACTTGACGGTGACACGGTGCGTGAGCGAGGGCATCTTCGCGCCGACGGGCATCACGTCGTCGGTGCCGATGAGACCCACGGGGACGACCGGCGCACCGGTCTGCAGCGCGAGGAACGCGACGCCCGTGCGGCCTTTGTACAGGCGGCCGTCGAGCGAGCGCGTGCCCTCGGGGTAGAGCGCGACAGTGCTTCCCTCCTCGAGCAGCGTGCGCTGCTGATCGAGGGCGTCGAGCGCTGCCTGTCCGGCGCCGCGCTGGACCGGGATGGCGCCGATCGCGGTGAAGAACCAGCGCGATGCCGGGCTGTCGAAGTAGCTCGCCTTGGCGAGGAAGTGAACGGGTCGAGGAGCCGCCACCGGGATCGCGATCGAGTCGATGAACGACAGGTGGTTGCTCGCGAAGATGACCGGCCCGGACTTCGGGACGTTGGCCTTGCCCTCCACGCGCGGGCGATAGATCACACGGGCGAGGGGCCGGATGATCTGGCGTCCCAACGCGTACGTGAAGCCCATGCGCCGAGCGGGCGCGGCCGGCGGGTCGGGAGTCTCGACGGTCTCGTCGGCGGTGTCGTCGGCGCCGGGCACGAGGTCGGAAGTCACCCGTCGAGGGTACTCCCGATTGCATTCCGGTATCGGCATAGCCCTTTCCCAGCGCGGACAGAGCAAAGATGCGAAAAGATGGAGGCTCCCCTTCCACGTCTCGAGGTTGTTCCGTGCGCATTCGCCCGCTCGCCGCCCTGTCCGTCGCCGCGATGTCGGCACTCCTGCTGGCCGGCTGCTCCGGCTCGGCCGAGCCCGACGCCAGCCCCACGCCGTCCTCCAGCGCCGCGTCGGATTGCGGCCTCGATCCGCAGCCTGGTGCCGATTCCGACGCGATCACCGTGTCGGGGGCTGCTCCCGAGCTCACCGCGGAGGTGCCCGCCGATCTCGAGTTCGCCGATCTGCAGCGCACGATCGCCGCGGACGCCGACGGTGACGACCTCGCGATCGGGCAGCTCGTCTCCGGGCAGTACCTCGTCATCGACCCCACCACCGGCGAGGTCCTGCTCGATTCGGCGACGACCACCCCGGACGATTCGGGTCTCATCCCGATGATCGTCGACGGCAGCAGCATCTTCGGCAGCAGCGTGCTCTGCACGCCGCTCGGTTCGGCCACGGCCTTCACCATTCCCGGCTCGATGCTGGGCGAGGGCGCTGCCAATGCCGTCGTCGTCGCGCAGTCGGTGGGCGAGCTGCCGACCGTCGCCACCGGCGCGGATCAGGACCCGGTGGCGGGGATGCCGGAGGTCGAACTCGACGATGACGGGGCGCCCGCCATCACCATTCCCGACCAGGACCCGCCGACCGAGGTGGAGATCGCGGAGCTCAAGCTCGGCGACGGCGCGACCGTCGAGTCGGGCGACACCGTGTTCGTGCAGTACAGCGGTGTGAAGTGGTCCGACGGCTCGGAGTTCGACTCCAGCTGGAGCCGGGGAGCCCCCTCGCAGTTCCAGACGACCGGCGTCGTCCAGGGCTTCCAGCAGGCGCTGGAGGGCCAGATGGTGGGCTCGCAGGTGCTCGTGGTGATCCCGCCCGCGTTCGGCTACGGCGAGGGCGAGATCAACGACGAGGACCTCACGGGCGAGACCCTCGTCTTCGTGGTCGACATCCTGGGCGTGCAGCGCGCCGCTGCCGCCGAGTAGCACGCGACCGCAGCCGGCCCGCCGCTAGGCTGGCCGGATGCGGCGCGTCCTGATCCTCGGCTCGACCGGCTCCATCGGCACGCAGGCGCTCGACGTCGTGCGGGCCAACCCGCGGCGGTTCGAGGTGGTGGGGCTCGCAGCGGGCTCGGATCGTGCCGCCCTCGACGCGCAGGCCGCCGAGTTCGGCGTCGAGAGCACGGCGCTCGGCGCCGTCGAGGCCGAGCAGCTCGTCCGCGACGTCGAGGCCGACGTCGTGCTCAACGGCATCACCGGCTCCGTCGGACTCGGTCCGACACTCGCGGCCCTCGAGACGGGCCGCACGCTGGCGCTCGCGAACAAGGAGTCCCTGATCGTCGGGGGCGATCTGGTCACCGCGCTCGCGCGTCCGGGACAGATCGTGCCCGTGGACTCCGAGCATTCGGCGATCGCGCAGGCGCTGCGCTCGGGAGAGCGCAGCGAGGTCCGTCGGCTCGTGCTGACGGCATCCGGTGGCCCGTTCCGTGGGCGCAGCCGCGAGTTCCTTGAAGGGGTCACACCGGCCGAGGCGCTCGCGCATCCCACGTGGGATATGGGGCGAGTGGTCACCACCAACTCGGCGACGCTCGTCAACAAGGGCCTCGAGGTGATCGAGGCGCATCTGCTCTTCGGCGTGCCCTACGCCGAGATCGACGTCGTCGTGCACCCCCAGTCGATCGTCCACTCGATGGTCGAGTTCGTCGACGGGTCGACCATCGCGCAGGCATCGCCGCCCGACATGCGCCTTCCGATCTCGCTCGGGCTCGACTGGCCGAACCGCATCGCCGGCGTCGGGCGCCCGCTCGACTGGACGACGGCGACGTCCTGGACGTTCGAGCCGCTCGACGATGCAGCGTTCCCCGCGGTGCGGCTCGCCAAGCAGGTCGGCCGCGCAGCAGGCACCTACCCGGCGGTGTTCAACGCCGCGAACGAGCAGGCGGTGGACGCCTTCCACGAGGGCCGTCTGAGCTTCCTCGGGATCATCGACGTCATCGACCGCGTGGTCGATGCGCACGACGCGCCCGACGCGCTGACGCGCGCGGCACTGGCCGACGCCGAGGACTGGGCGCGCCGCGCCGCCGACAGGGCGATCGCCGCGGCATCCTGATCCGCATCCCGCCTTCCGCGGCGCCCACCGCGCGTTGACTTGCCGCATATGCACGCGACACGCCGCCTGCCGCGTACATATACGACAACTCAACCGGGGGCGGACGGCTGAGGGGCGAGCGCCGCGACTGCGACGAACGAGAGCCGGCGGGGTGCTCAGGCCTCGGGATATACGGGCCGCAGCGGGTCGGATGCCGGAGTCTCGTGCTCCGGGTACGGCACCGGCCAGTGCGGCTCGGGCACGGGCCAGCCGGCCTCGCGCAGGGCGCGACGGGCGAGCTCGCGCGCCGAGTACGGCGTTCGGACACCGCGGATGTCGCGATAGTCCTGGTGCCCGGGACCGGCCCAGAGGATGGCGTCGCCGTCGCCGACGAGCGCGACGGCCTCGATGATCGCGCGCTCGGGCGGGGAGAACTCGTGGATCTCGGCATCCGGCTGCGCCCGGCGCGCGCCCTCGACGAGGGTGGCCCGGATCGAGTCGGGATCCTCGTGGCGCGGGTGGTGGTCGGTGATGACGAGGATGTCGCTGCCCTCGACGCCGGTGCGGCCCATGTCGTGCCGCTTCGTGGCGTCGCGGTCGCCGTCGGCGCCGAACAGCATGACGACCTTGCCCGGTGTCACCCTGCGGACCGCGGACAGCGTCTTCTCGAAGGCGTCGGGGGAGTGACCGAAGTCCACGTAGACGGCCGGTCCCGTCTCGCCCGAGACGAGTTCGGTGCGCCCGGGGAGGTAGGCGTCGATGCGGCCGCCGTCGAGCGCGTCGACCAGGCGCTCCCACGTGTAGCCGCCCTCGAGGATCATGACGATCGCGAGGCCGGCGTTGGCCGCCATGTGCCGCCCGATCACGGGGACGAGGGTCGTCAGCGAGCGCCCGTCCCGGGCGGTGAGGCGGAACTCGGTGCCGACCTGCCGCTCGTCGAGGATGTCGACGACCCAATCCGCGGCGGCTGCGGCATCCGCGTCCGAGGCGAGCGCGGGCGTGCCGACCGTGACGGTCGGCACCTCGCTGCGCGCCACGACCTCGGCGCCGGGCTCGGAGTCGATGCAGACGACGGCGCGGCGCGCGCGGTCGGGACGGAACAGCGGCAGCTTCGCCTCGAAGTACTCGCGCATGTCGGCGTAGTCGTCGAGGTGGTCGTGCGTGAGGTTGGTGAAGCCGGCGACGTCGAACACGATGCCGTCGACGCGGCGGCGGCTGAGCGCCTGCGCGCTCACCTCGACGGCGACGGCTTCGACGCCCCGTTCGCGCATCAGGGCGAGGAGCGCGTGCATCTCGTACGCCTCGGGCGTCGTCAGCCGCGACACGACCACCTGTCCGGCGATGTGCCGCTCGGCGGTGGATGACAGGCCCGTCGTCACGCCGAGCTGGCCGAGGATGCCCTCGAGCAGGTGCGACACGCTGGTCTTGCCGTTGGTGCCCGTGGTTCCGAAGAGCGTCGGGAGGTCGTCGTCGCGACCGGTGCTGTACACCCACGCCGACAGCTCGCCGAGGATTGCGCGCGGGTTCTCGACCAGCACGACGGGCAGCCCGCTCGCGGCGGCGACGTCGGCCCCGGCGGCATCCGTCACCACGGCGACGGCGCCCTTCTCGGCTGCCGTCGCGGCGAATTCGGCGCCGTGGCGGTTGACGCCCTGCACCGCGACGAACACGTCGCCGGGCCGAAGATCGGCGGTCGCGAGGGTGATGCCCGTGAGCGTGGGGCCGGCGACGTCGCCGCGGACGGCGACGGCGAAGCGCGCCGCGAGGTCCGCGAGGGAGTGGGTCGGCGGCGCGTCGGGGCGGAGTACCGGGGGCAGGTTCGAAGGCGCGTCGGTCGGCATGGCGCATCCATCTTCGCATGGCGCCCGTGCCCCCGCCCGCGAGCCTGTGCAAGGGCGCCGGCAGGCCCTGCAGCGGGCTCGTCACCGTGGCCGGACGCGCCGGCACCCCGGTCGCCGAGCGGGATGTTCGCGCTCGGCGACCGGGGCACGGAGGGCGGCTCAGGCCTTGCGGCGTCCGCGCACGAGCACGACAGCGAGTGCGGCGATCCCCGCGACGAGTCCCCCCGCGGCGAGCCAGCGTGCGACCGGGTCGGCGGACGTGCCGGATGCCGCCGCCTCGGTGTCGGCTGCCGCCTCGGCGCTCTCGTGGGTCGCGTGGTCCGCACCCTCGGCACCGGTCGCATGCCCGGCATCGGCGTCGTCCGCGGCGTCGCCCACCTCGACGAGCGGCGCGGGCGCGTCGAGGTCATGCGGATCCTCGCCGTCCTCGGCGATCTGCGTCCACGCCGTCTCTCCCTCCGCGCACGTCTGGGTGACGGGGAAGGCGAGAGTGGTGTCCGCGGTCGCCTCGGTGAAGAGCGCATCCATCGAGACGGTCGCCTTCAGCCCGTCCTCGACGGGGGTGTCGGGGGTGTAGACGACGCGCGTCGGCACGCCGTCGGCGCCGAGCTCGCGCGTGATGGTCCAGCCGCCCTGCACGACGGGTGTCGCGTTGCCGACGCCCTCGGGGATGTCGACGGCGAGGGCGGTCGTGGGCGAGCCGTCGCAGCCGTGCGAGAACGAGAAGGTGAGGGTCTCGGTCCCGCCGGCTGAGGCGGTCTCAGGGGTCACGTGCACGTGGGCGGACGCGGCGAGCGGCGCGGCGAGGGCGAGGGCCAGACCGGCGGTGGCGCCGATCACGAGGCGGCGGGTGGGGGACATGTGCGTGAGCGTGTTCATGGTGTGTGCTTTCGTCTGTCGTCGGGGGTGATCGGCGCGAACGGCCGACCGGCGGTACGCGGCGGGAGCGCGTACGCGAGAGGACCCGGCGCACGCATCGGGCGCGGCCGGCGACGGGCGCGGCGCTCGGTGCGCCGCTCAGACGAAGGCGGGCGGTCCGCGCCGGGAGGTGCCCGAGAGGACGACGCGCAGCGCGGCGCCGGACGGACGCGTCTGCGGCGTGACGAGCCGGGGCATCGGCGCACGCGGGGCGATGCCGCGGACGCGGGTGAACACCGAGCGGATGCCGCGGCCCAGGGCGCGCAGCATCCGCTCTGCGCTCTGCAGCGCGGCGACGGTCGCGAACGCGGCGAGCACATGGGCGGCGAGCATGGGGGCGTCGGGGAGCACGACGGTGCTGAGAGTGCCGCCCAGGTGCGTGACGTGGTGCCCGTGCAGTGCCGCAGGGTCGGCGTCGGCGGTCAGAGCGAACGCCACGTGGAACAGGGACTGGCTCGCAAGGACGGTGGCGCCCATCCGCCACGCGGAGAGGCGGCGCCCGATGAGGCCCACCGCGAAGGGCGACGAGAGGATGCCGACGGCGACGACCAGGGCGGGGGAGGGAGCCCCGCCGCCGGCGAGCGTGTGAGCCGTGGCGGCGACGACGGTCGCGACCCATGCCGCGGCGGTGCCGCGCAGCGCGCGCACGTGGCGTGGGGTCACGGCTCCTCCTCACGTCGAGCCTACGGGAGGGGCGAGGCGTCGCCCGAACGCACCGTCACACCCAACTCAAAGCAACACGCGGGTACCGTGAGCGTGTGGAGATCCTCGCGTTCGTCATCGGTGTCGTGCTCATGGTCGTGGGCCTCGCCGTCTCGATCGCGCTGCACGAGCTCGGCCACCTGTGGCCAGCCAAGAAGTTCGGCGTGCGCGTCGGCCAGTACATGATCGGGTTCGGGCCGACGCTGTGGTCCCGGCGCATGCGCGGGACCGAGTACGGCGTCAAGGCGTTCCCGATCGGCGGCTACATCTCGATGGCCGGCATGTACCCGCCGTCGCCCGGCGAGCGGGCGCGCGCTGCCGAGGCATCCGCAGCCACCCAGGCCTCGGGCTCCGGATCACGATCCGGGCGTGCCGGCGGCGGGTTCTTCGCCACGATGGTCCAGGACGCGCGCGACGCCAACGACGAGACGCTGCACGGCGACGACGACGTGCACGTGTTCTACCGGCTGCCCATCTGGAAGCGCATCGTCGTGATGCTGGGCGGCCCGGTCATGAACCTCCTGTTCGCCATGGTGCTGTTCGCGATCCTCCTGACCGGCATCGGCCTGCAGACCGCCACGACGACGGTCGCCCGCCTGTCCGAGTGCGTCCCGACCACGAGCTCGACCGAGTGCGCCGTGTCCGCGCCTGCGGCCCCCGCCGAGGCGGCGGGCATCCAAGCCGGCGACACGATCGTCTCGATCGACGGGCAGCCGGTCGCCGACTTCGACGAGGCGACTGCCATCATCCGCTCTTCGCCCGGCGAACAGCTGACGTTCGTGGTCGAGCGCGACGGCTCCGAGCAGAGCATCCAGGTCACGCCGGCGACGATCGAGACCGAGGTGACCGCCGCCGACGGCACGACGACGACCGAGGAGGTCGGCTTCGTCGGCATCGGCCCGTCGGTCGAGTACGTCACACAGCCGATCTGGGCCGGACCGCAGATGGCCGTGCAGAACGTCGGCGCCGTTGCCGGCATCATCTGGCAGCTGCCGGCGAAGGTGTGGGACACGGCCGTCGACCTCGTCACCGGGCAGGAGCGCGATCCGAACGGCCCGCTCAGCATCGTCGGCGCCGGGCGCCTGTCCGGCGAGGTGGCCGC
This window harbors:
- a CDS encoding M50 family metallopeptidase, with the protein product MEILAFVIGVVLMVVGLAVSIALHELGHLWPAKKFGVRVGQYMIGFGPTLWSRRMRGTEYGVKAFPIGGYISMAGMYPPSPGERARAAEASAATQASGSGSRSGRAGGGFFATMVQDARDANDETLHGDDDVHVFYRLPIWKRIVVMLGGPVMNLLFAMVLFAILLTGIGLQTATTTVARLSECVPTTSSTECAVSAPAAPAEAAGIQAGDTIVSIDGQPVADFDEATAIIRSSPGEQLTFVVERDGSEQSIQVTPATIETEVTAADGTTTTEEVGFVGIGPSVEYVTQPIWAGPQMAVQNVGAVAGIIWQLPAKVWDTAVDLVTGQERDPNGPLSIVGAGRLSGEVAAADSPILNRVAGFLSLLASLNIALFVFNLIPLLPLDGGHVAVALWEGLKRAWAKLFRRPPPKPVDATRLVPVTFVVVIALIVMGAVLILADLFNPVTLF